In Corylus avellana chromosome ca8, CavTom2PMs-1.0, the genomic stretch CTCTTGATCTCCTTCTTCTCACTGAGCTTTTAAAGCAGGAGTATTTGTAGAACTTGAGATACTGATTAAGAGTAACAGTAACTTTGAGGTGGTTCTGGAGGTCTGGACTTCGGTTTAAAGGACACGAGCACGGGAATATCATATGCTCTAGCATCATCTCATGTTATACGCAATTTTATATGCTtacttacaaattacaatttacatGCAAGCCGCCACATAAATGCTTTTTTGCATTACAATCTACActtgtgatttttaattttagatatATAGCAAAATGAACTCAATGAAAATATAGCAAAATGAATGTCATAATATAAGAATCATTCATCTGTCTTTAAATCACATTTCTCATTTATCTTTAGATTATATCTCCATTTACTTcttttacagttttttttttttttaataacgctaaaaactacatttttattttatagttatcTTATAATGTTAACACGATAGTTACAATTAACTATTTGATTAGTTATTGTTAAAGGTCCTACATTGTTGATGTTTAGGCATTTGGAGGTGATTCCCTCCAAGTAATCAATTGAAAATCTTATTCccttgattaatttattattatttttgtttaaaaacgaaaaaaaaaaaaaaaaaaaaaatatgaattctCGGACTTCTATCGCAAATTTGGTGGTCGGTGCCACCTCATGTTCTGGTTGGGAGTGGGCTCCGACTACCAAATTTggtgattttgtgaaaaaagataaatttattgGCTTGCGTTGTCATATTAGCATGTAAAGataatagcattactcttttgaTAAATATATCGTATAAAGCAAGTAAAATATCACAGATAGGATTTGGATTGAGGAGGTTCCTTCAATTATTCATGATATTGTAACCCTAGAGCAAATTGCTCTCTCTATTTAGAGTCTTTACAAGCTCTAGATATTTCTCCATTTTAATGAAATCttacaaagtttttctccaacaaaaaaaaaaaaaaagagtagcaatgaccaagaaaaataagatACTTTTAATACTATGAAATAAACAATAATCTTAATATGAATCAACCGACGTCAAATTCAATAACAAATCAAAGCCTCCATGTGGTATAGATTGCATTACGCATCAGATTTATTTATATTGCCTTTATGATAAGACTAGGTGGCccaactactttttttttttggttttgttgttttatttttaagtttaagtttgaaataaaataaaaaataatatggatgttttttttggaaaatgaagTATATTAATACCTATCATTCTTGAAATTGTTATTCCCACAATAATAACCATTTTAAGAATATACCattatcaaataaatgaattgTTATTCTATAATGATTTATTCTgtaaaccaaacaaaattacataGTTCGATTCCTCTTACTAACAAGAAATGAGggaatttattttctttttatggccCGCCCCGCCCCCAACAGGCGAGTGGGCTTGCATTCGGGTAGGGGACATCATCCCCTACCTTTAGCCaggatttgaaattcaaatatGGGTCGGGTCTTGCCCCATATGGGTCTAAACACaagttttctcatttttcatcaaattttgtgctgaaacttgattttaaagcataattttaattcataatcataaaatcttttgatttacGGGTTAAGAAATATATGGgaattccaaaaaaatcaatcaaaaaggAATAAGCCTTTTGAAGAAAACAACTAGGCTGAATATATGGCTAAGAATACTCAAAAATTGGTTGAAAAATACTATAATTTACGAAATTAAAACCTGTAAAATTAATCTCCAAAGCCACAAAAAACCATTAAACATTAAATTCAGAAGATGTAGTCAAACCGCACCCATTATGAAACTTGAAaccccaaatcaaaaaatctaACAACAATAGTCCTCCAAACTCGCAAACATTCACACTccacaaaaaaatcaacaaattcatACTAAACAATCAGCATGGGCACATAACAGGCTCTGATGCTATTAATGTAAGAAGTTGGGGGAAGATTatcataaaaacataaataaaagtACTTACCTATGATAATTGTTGTTTTAGTATTTGAAATGAAGAACCAAGATTTGAACGTTCGTTGAATTGGCAAACTAATCATAAAACTCTCACAGTATGTTGGAGAATGATAAATAAGAGTTTTTAGTATATTTATTTCTCTAGATCTAACGTTGATTTCTTCCATCAAGGAAGACAACATTTGGTGAAAGGAATTAAGTTCTCTCAATCCAATTAAagcatgtatttttaataggattaacaTATTAGGTGACATTTGACTTAgtccaattcaatctattcaATTGATATTTATCCTTAAAAGCATGTAGTTTTCACAAACActttttaaatgcatttgtgAATCACATGTCCAAAAAGTTGACTAAATTTCTTCaaagccaatttgaaaaaaagttgaATTCTATATAAAACATATGGcttttacatgtattttaaaaatgcacatgtAAATCACTGGTCCGAAAAAAGTTGGGGAGATAAAAGATACCTTGGGCCTCTTTTGGGCTTTATCTAAAGTAGACCTTATTTCAGGCTTTTTCTAGGCCTTTCTCTGTGCTCTAGTGGCAATGGACCTCTTAAATGAGTCGAGTCTTAAGTCTAGTCCACACTAAGTGTAAAAATTTCTTGACATGTTCTATTTGTGTATTTGAATTCAAACTACTGATCTTCGCCTCATAAGACACGATCATGTTCTTCCGCCGATATAATGTTTAGACTTTCTTTCtacataaacatatatattaaatttaaaaatgacaaccttaaataaaatatatatatatatatatatatgcaataaaaataaatcagtAAAATGGATATTCTCTGTCTCACGTTTACCGCTTCCTAGCGTCAAGGAGGGTCAGGCTTTTGTTACTCATTACTTCAGTCCAGTAACAAGCCTCCATGTCATCTAATATCCACGTGTCTCCTCTCTATTCGCCTCCAACATGTCACTCCAAACGTGTCCCCGACGGCCTCGTCAATTCCAGAGGCTCTTCttcaacccctctctctctccctcacagACTCAGATCTCTCTGAACCAAAACCATTTCTCAGAGATCGAAACTCTAACGAACCTCAGTCACGCTCTCGATAATTCCTCACCGTGGCTTCCTCAGGGTCGCAGGGCCTGTCTCGAAGAAAACCTCCTCCTTCTTCTGCTTCGCCGTCGGGGACTTCTACATCGGGAGCGGCTCGGATCGTGTACAGGGAGTCGAGAAAGTCGTTGCAGGCCGATTTACCTTTCTATCAGCAGAACTGGTTCATAGGGTTGCTCTTCGTCATGGCTCTCGGATTCTTCGCTCTCGCTTTATTCCTCTTCCTCGGCCTCGATCCCGACTACGGCTACTCTTCCCCCGCCTCCGCCGCTGCTTCCTCTGAAGGCGTCGAGGTTCGTTAAACTTCATATCAATATTTACGATTGAGAAGCGttttcattgttttgttttgttccttGGAAAGTATGGGAAAAAGAGGGGGAACGAAGGAAcagtttggttgccgagaaaatgtTGAAACATTATAAGGGAATTTGACGTGCTTATCGAAAGTAAGAAACAATTACTACGGAACATAACAGACTATTTTGTTGAACCACACGAATTTTGTGTTGGGGTTATGAATGAGCGAAGAAAAAACCATTTAACAAGTCGTTCACTAAAATTCTCTCGTGAACAAGAATCCCCACCAAGtggaaacctaattcaaatggTCTCGGACTGTGATTTAAgtgcaatttaatttaatttattttatttttttcatttattagtTCCTTGCAACCAAACAAACGTTAATTGGATTTGGAGTCTTAGTATTGGTATTtgattcttaattttatttttattgggcaGATTACTTATGGGGCAGTTCTTAAGCTGATGCACGAGAAGACCAAATTTCGGTTGCACTCCCATGATGTACCATATGGTTCTGGTAGTGGACAACAATCAGTTACTGGGTTTCCTAACGTTGATGATGCCAATAGCTACTGGGTATCATCTCTCTCTGTggatatataaacatatatggTGTGCATGTATGCTTGTGCGAGTGtgtccattttatttatttattatttatttttgttaaagcATTATAAATgtgtttaataatttaattaatattgtttacACTCCCCCTCAACAAAGTGAAATTCACTCGATATGTAGAGTATTTAACCGAAATGGAGATAAATTGTAGAGTCAGAGTTTGAATTCAACTTTGATGCCATGTCAATCATCATTTATGTTAAAGGTTTGAGCTGatagaaaattatgaatttaatgatttaattagcATTGTAACACTTTTTATCTTCCTTATATTGTCTCTTtacattttatttaattgttgttgcAAGAAACTGTGTTGATTAAATTACAAAGATTCAAAGGATTTTTACTATATCAAGTGTTTTCGTCGAAAAACTATTGAAGTTTTAATCCAAACAAGTTGAAGACTATGTAGGGGCTGGTTTGGTGTCCCTATAATTAGTTAAACAACACGCTAGCTTGGATCGAGTGTATTGGGACTTGCAATGCATACAAGGGTTCAAAATTGACAAGTACTTCACCATGAGTCTTTTTCCTCACGCCTGCCACTCAAGAAAGTGACGCAAGCTGTGTTTGtgcatgtctttgtttttttgacacAATTTCTTGGATGTGTCCTTCAGCTGACTTTGTTGCAAGGAAGAGTAGATAAAGAAAATTAATCCCTATTGTATGCGTCTAGTTAAGGTTTTGACTTCGATATAAAATGTTCATTTTCAGATTGTTAGACCTCAGCCAGGAACAGCTTCCAAACAAGGTGACGCCATTAAAAGTGGGACAATCATCAAGTTGCAACATATGAGGACTAGGAAATGGCTGCACAGCCATTTGCATGCATCTCCAATAACAGGCAACCTAGAGGTTAGTATAGGTCCTTCATTGCTTTTTGTATGTTTTCATATCCGTTTCATGCACTGCAGaattttccattaattttgacttgagtatttttattttttgtggggtGTTTGGAAAGTGATTGAGCAATCTTGTTTCATATTGTGCACAATTGTCCTAATACATGTTGGTTCCTATTAGTGATTATAGGCAGAACTGTTTATGCTGGTTGTTcaaagtttgtttgtttgtttgttcacACAGGCATGATAGTAATTAACTGCTGCAAACTTGTAAGAATTGTGCCGCATGTTGGCGGTTGGGATATATTAACATGTACTTACGTTGGGaaactaatttaattttgttgttgCTGAGGTACACAGTTCATGGCTTAATTATTGGCTTTAGACTTATTGTCTTAAATTGAAGAGCATCtgattgttaatttgttttagaTTTGATTATGGAAAtctggagtggaaaagaaaTGTTTGTCTGCCTTGCATTAGAAGTTTGTGTCTGTCCTGTATAATCCAGTTTTAAGGATCTAATTGTTATttgaagaaacttttttttacCTAACTCGGTAAGGATTTCAGTTGATAATgaaaggtgattttttttttttgaatgtacCAGAAATCTTCTCATGACTGTGCCTATGAGTTTATTAATTCCCCTTTTGTTTGACATTTTCATCTTCTTGTTAGATATTTCTGGGTTTAATTCTACTCTGAGAAATTCCCCCTTAAAGTAAAGCTTTTCCTGGCTTTTCATTTTAGACAAGATATGCTTTCTTGATGTGAGTTTCTATATATTCTTAGTTGCCATATCACTTTTCAGTTTGTGGATTTATTACAAAGTGATTTTCTGTAAGTGATTGTTTGATTAGTTCAAATGTAAGTATCCTCTATGCATTCAGAGATATGACTTTTGACTAAAACTGCTAACTTTTGTTGGCCTCATAATAGCTATTGAATCTGagatttacttatatatatatatcctatgACTTCACCTCTTGACAAGTGGAGAAAGTGCCATTTAAAACTGAAATCTATGACTTTCGAATTTTATAATGCAAGTTGCACTGCTGAGTGTAGGTGAGCTGCTTCGGGGGAGAGACTGAAACCGACACTGGGGATTATTGGAGGTGAGACCTAGAATGAATTTTTAGAATGCTAACCTAACCGTCTTAGTCTTGTTTATGATTAATGCTCCATGCTGGTGCCATTTTTCATAGGCTGCTGATTGAAGGGAGCGGGAAGACTTGGAAGCAAGATCAAAGGATTCGGCTTCAACACGTGGACACTGGCGGCTACCTGCATAGTCATGACAAGAAATACCAACGCATTGCCGGAGGGCAGCAGGAGGTGAGAACAAGAAATTGCTATTTCTTTCGTCAGCAGTTAAAGGCAATTTGCCGTTTCATACTGCTCAGGGTTCCTATGCCCTCTTACATTACTGGAACTATGCTTACTCAACTTGAATTTTATCCATTAACAATCTATGCGTCTGTACAGGTTTGCGGTGTCCGAGAAAAACGTGCTGACAATGTTTGGTTGGCAGCTGAAGGCGTGTATCTCCCTATTACAGAAAGCAAGTAGAATTTTAGTCTCTTCGCTAAGCATTATTAATTTGTGAAATCAGGTACatgggttttggatttttttgtggCTGGTACCTGTTCTCATAATAGCTGTAGATGTTCACTAAATGAAAGATGTATGTGTCTTAATATTACAACGTTCATCTGACAATTGTTATACTATTACGCATTTTTGTGCGGGCTTTTATACCTGCCAAAGATACTCGCTTTAACCTTTTCTTCTGTTTGCATAACGACATCATGTATTGCCTGCTACTTTCTTTTCCTTATCTTTGTTGAGTGCCGTAGTGGGTTATTAATAGGCCCAATGCTTGGGTTACTCATTTTCAAATGCTTTTTAGAAGGCTTTTTGGCTTGCTTTTGTAAAtgctttatattctttcttGGCATGgtaagagcatctctagcaagggttttcattttactactcaaaatatatctttttttcattttagttacTAGTTTTTCACTACACATTTCAACaagaacatctattttaactatctactttaattaaatattatttttcagtattattttattaattttttatcatttccttgTCTTTCCcatgaaaagagataaagagagaaggagagtaagattaaaaaaatagaaaatataataaaataatacttaCAAGTTGTTACATTAACTTGTAAATGTGAAAGTTCACTGTAGTAGTAGTAGAAAAACTTTCTATTTTACAATATCTGTTGGAGcatgaaaattaacaaaatagctaaatttaactaactaaaaagttagtttaaaaacattgttggagatgctctaatgaaaattaccattaaatgtTACATATGCTTTTATCAAATTGTGAATTCTATTGTCACTTGGAAGTGAACACTTGAGAGTATGTGTAGCACTTCTGTCTTGGCTTTAGGTTATGAGTGACATAAAGGTGataataattttgagtgttttgtaagttttattatgtgttgagttatttttttaatgcttttggtttttaacaaaaaaaaaaaggtcttaaAAAGCATTAGCAAATGAGACAACTCCATTTTACTCACGTGGCCCTTCTCTGCTTAATCACAAATTAtatgtttgaaagaaaaaaaatcctcttttcttaaaatttatattttaaaaattcacaTTTTCTTAAAGgtcatattttttgaaatatatatattttttaaaattgtattatgcttttgggagaaaataaacataaaagtagaggagaaaagaaagctaacaaaccaaaaaaaaaattaagaggattttatttatttatttatctttgcCAAAATAACAATGTGAATGCACTCATAGCTTTTATGAGGCATAACCGCTTAAGTCACCGAAATGACTGGGCCAAACGAGAAGTCACATTTGAATcaaatatatcatttaaaaagaGTGGTATGATGCATTGACTATTCTGCTGCTGCCTCTGGCTCGGAAAAGAATAAAGTTATTCAGAAGACTGTCCATACTACAATAAGTTGTATAAATGCTCCAATAGTCTAAACACAGACTTTTTATGAAAAACTCCAATCAAGTATCACACGAGGCTGCCATTACCCATTACCAATGCCCATCCAAGCACAAAATTGGACATGGCTGGAAGGCATTGATCTACTCCGTCTAAAGGAAGGGGATGACCTACCTAATCGAACGGTCAGCATCATTGAGAGTGCATAATCAAACGTACGTGACTTGACATACATATTATATGAGATGGTAGGGTTCGTATGGTACGATTGTGGCAACTGGCAAGGGCTAACGTACCCCCCTTAACCTTTGTTCAATTCCTTGGTTGTCGTCACTTGCCCTTCTCTTCTCTATCACAAATTCACAATTAAAGCTGCCATTACTTGCTCCCACATTAAAAGccaagcttttcttttctttctcttttttggggGTAAGTTTAGACTAGTCGATCACATGTTTATCTCACATAAGATTTGAGCAGTCCTATTACACGAAATTTTGGTCTCAAATAAAGTGTCTTGACATGTAGCTATATCAAGGAATGGTAGGGGATGCATCGTGACAACCTTCAATTGACCCCACCTAATGGATCGGGTGAAGAATGAAAAACGTCCGCTGAACACATTCGCTGTCTGATTGATTGTCCGTCTGTTCATCTTCAcaataaaaatcacaaaaacttataataagATACTTTAAATTAAAGTTATCCAATTGTGTTTATGATTTGTAATAATCTTAACAGTAATGGGGGCACATTAAGTAGTGGATAATTGAGAACTTTAAATTTGCTTGGTTGGGTGGTTGAAAGA encodes the following:
- the LOC132190550 gene encoding stromal cell-derived factor 2-like protein, translating into MALGFFALALFLFLGLDPDYGYSSPASAAASSEGVEITYGAVLKLMHEKTKFRLHSHDVPYGSGSGQQSVTGFPNVDDANSYWIVRPQPGTASKQGDAIKSGTIIKLQHMRTRKWLHSHLHASPITGNLEVSCFGGETETDTGDYWRLLIEGSGKTWKQDQRIRLQHVDTGGYLHSHDKKYQRIAGGQQEVCGVREKRADNVWLAAEGVYLPITESK